The proteins below come from a single Megalops cyprinoides isolate fMegCyp1 chromosome 5, fMegCyp1.pri, whole genome shotgun sequence genomic window:
- the phpt1 gene encoding 14 kDa phosphohistidine phosphatase, producing the protein MRSAVVEEWGKFLFLFGTLIMAAERLANIPEADIDPNGVFKYVLIRVHSTEEGDDSSVDIVRGYAWAEYHADIYDRVAAELEKGGGLDCECLGGGRIKHDSQAKKIHVYGYSMGFGRANHSVATEKLKARYPDYEVTWADEGY; encoded by the exons ATGCGAAGCGCGGTTGTTGAGGAATGGGGAAaattcctcttcctgtttgggACTCTAATCATGGCTGCCGAGCGGCTCGCAAATATTCCAGAAGCAGATATAGACCCGAACGGCGTGTTTAAATATGTGCTTATTCGGGTGCACAGCACCGAGGAAGGAGATGACTCAAGTGTAGATATTGTACGCGGCTATGCGTGGGCAGAATATCACG CGGATATATACGATCGGGTAGCAGCCGAACTGGAGAAGGGAGGTGGGCTGGACTGCGAATGCTTGGGAGGGGGCAGAATTAAACACGACAGCCAGGCCAAGAAGATCCATGTGTATGGTTATTCCATG GGTTTTGGGAGGGCTAATCACTCTGTTGCCACAGAGAAGCTGAAGGCCCGGTACCCTGATTATGAAGTGACCTGGGCTGATGAGGGGTACTGA
- the mamdc4 gene encoding apical endosomal glycoprotein — MHGSSKPAIGLAQNDCPAELKCNFVCDCLHCSDEQNCGYNGRNFGCDFEDVAICGWKDESDTTVYSWERRTRGDTLPDSGPSSDFTTGTSKGWFMAVTSVNSPSVALLVSPMMRESSVTCRLRLRYFIWDSGHAGLDGRSLWGSVLRKDGGAAVVWRPEVTSFRGWREASIYLGRISQEFQFRLHSHRSQGHRGDIAIDELEFLDCSLPDPEKKCGVGSLECGRGGCVEANQICDGSDDCGDGTDEKNCGEYWSCDFEDGLCGWDLRTFSSLKWGRTTQQNLSSVSVDPWVGPGRDHSTNTASGSFLYLTSADNMKSDWSQFQSPVLEPTNSTNPCQMVLYTHQFGPRAGGLSILVVDTQIYPVWERGGELGDLWVKAEVEFNINVTFQIVLVGAVRDEHYGGLAIDTIRMSPGCRISNASSPNATYPKPPQHPCTGTDLMCNFQPNCPNAEDEDKCGDFSYKQGSAGWADASLGTQGWALHLVQNGSSKEEYLYVTEAPGQQLSEARTRTPPLGPSGPVCTLRLSYSLAGNSSRIGELSVSVIDKVLGTQSHLWAVSSAGSEEWVKQEVYIGARDHRFQLELGAKKFSHSAKIAVKDIQYINCYSEYFPATPEDLWCNFEEGLCGWYQDQTDNYDWTVLQGMDHTIGIGTSLVVDVWSTALRGLSGRLLSFPHLPTPVEHCLSFWYKLYGPQTGTLNVKVLSDDGAEVLLWTRSGAHGNTWHEGQCPIPPQHINFQLVFEAVRAGFDGQVAIDDVVVLARPCGAQSLCSFEGQTCGYTSSGDSRWVHQNQVSGGVKPAPTTDHTLETEAGYYMIADTSVEVLPLGSMTNLTSPSRSAAPQTECVHFWYHMGGDKPGSLSVYVKPQKGERMKVFSDSLNQGDVWRHGKGNISSTEDWQLEFVVEGAGGTKTHIAIDDIILLSHSCHRPDTECDLEQGLCGWSNTQASGTLDWELSSAEKETHYPTPPHDHTLETEKGHFLFLPNSPRDTAGEEAWLLSPHLPPTLGTCLRFWAHKPTSHDGGFAVFRVSGNTQEQLLKLDQVNGVWKRYDINVTSKEEYQIAFQGIKGKIGVLALDDIQYTPGVDCAGKNTDSKPAPPPSDDKGGIAASVIVLLLLLITLAAVLVFYLRTRHRRGSQDSIKRAGSGGITNEAYDPSAADHVTVPQMNRQQEDILDNITCHTDSEEREIL, encoded by the exons ATGCATGGCTCCAGTAAGCCAG CAATTGGTTTGGCTCAGAATGACTGtccagcagagctgaaatgcaactttgtgtgtgactgtctgcaTTGCAGTGATGAGCAAAACTGCG gctATAATGGGAGAAACTTTGGGTGTGACTTTGAGGATGTGGCGATCTGTGGGTGGAAAGATGAGTCTGACACCACTGTCTACAGCTGGGAGCGCCGTACCCGCGGGGACACACTCCCTGACAGTGGACCCTCCTCTGACTTCACCACAGGAACCTCCAAAG GCTGGTTCATGGCAGTCACATCTGTGAACTCCCCCAGTGTGGCGCTGCTGGTGTCTCCCATGATGAGGGAATCTTCAGTTACCTGTCGGCTGCGTCTTAGGTACTTCATATGGGACTCAG GCCATGCAGGGTTGGACGGGCGTTCATTATGGGGGTCAGTGCTGAGGAAGGATGGCGGGGCAGCCGTGGTGTGGCGGCCAGAGGTCACCAGCTTTCGGGGCTGGAGGGAGGCCTCCATCTACCTGGGCCGCATTTCCCAGGAATTCCAATTCCGGCTACACTCCCACAGAAGCCAGGGTCATCGTGGTGATATCGCTATTGATGAGCTGGAGTTTCTGGACTGTAGCCTGCCTG acccAGAGAAGAAGTGTGGGGTGGGCTCACTGGAGTGCGGTCGGGGAGGCTGTGTGGAGGCCAATCAGATCTGCGATGGCTCTGACGACTGTGGCGATGGGACTGATGAGAAAAACTGCG GAGAGTACTGGAGCTGTGACTTTGAGGATGGACTCTGTGGTTGGGACCTGAGGACATTTTCCTCACTCAAATGGGGCCGGACCACTCAGCAGAACTTATCTTCTGTGTCCGTTGACCCTTGGGTTGGACCTGGCCGAGACCACAGCACAAATACTGCCTCAG GCTCCTTCCTGTACCTCACCTCAGCAGACAACATGAAAAGTGATTGGTCACAGTTTCAAAGCCCTGTCTTAGAACCAACCAATAGCACGAATCCATGCCAG ATGGTGCTGTACACCCACCAGTTTGGCCCAAGGGCTGGGGGGCTTTCGATATTGGTGGTGGACACTCAGATATATCCTGTCTGGGAGCGAGGTGGCGAGCTGGGAGACCTCTGGGTGAAGGCGGAGGTGGAGTTCAACATAAATGTCACTTTTCAG ATTGTGCTGGTAGGGGCCGTACGAGATGAACACTATGGAGGCCTCGCTATCGACACCATCAGAATGTCACCAGGCTGTCGGATCTCCAATG CGTCCTCCCCTAACGCAACGTACCCAAAGCCTCCTCAACACCCCTGTACCGGTACTGACCTGATGTGTAACTTTCAGCCCAACTGTCCGAACGCTGAGGACGAGGACAAGTGTG GTGACTTCTCTTATAAGCAGGGCAGTGCTGGTTGGGCAGATGCCAGTTTAGGAACACAAGGCTGGGCACTGCACCTTGTGCAGAATGGCTCCTCAAAAG AGGAGTACCTGTATGTGACAGAGGCCCCGGGACAGCAGCTAAGTGAGGCCCGCACACGCACCCCTCCCCTGGGTCCCTCCGGTCCCGTTTGCACCCTGCGCCTCTCCTACAGCCTGGCTGGGAACAGTTCCCGCATTG gcGAGCTGTCCGTCAGTGTGATTGACAAGGTGCTGGGGACTCAGTCCCACCTGTGGGCGGTGAGCTCAGCGGGCTCGGAGGAGTGGGTGAAACAGGAGGTCTACATCGGCGCTCGCGATCACCGCTtccag ctgGAACTAGGAGCTAAAAAGTTCTCTCATTCAGCCAAAATAGCTGTGAAGGACATCCAGTACATTAACTGCTACTCTGAATACTTTCCAGCTACACCTGAAG ATCTGTGGTGTAACTTTGAGGAGGGTCTATGTGGTTGGTACCAGGACCAGACTGACAATTATGACTGGACTGTGCTCCAGGGAATGGACCACACCATTGGGATCG gaacAAGTCTGGTTGTGGATGTGTGGAGCACCGCTCTGCGGGGGCTGTCTGGCCGCTTGCTGTCCTTCCCTCACCTCCCCACCCCAGTTGAACACTGCCTGTCCTTCTGGTACAAACTCTACGGGCCACAGACAG GTACCTTAAATGTGAAGGTGCTCTCCGACGACGGTGCAGAGGTCCTGCTCTGGACTCGTAGTGGTGCCCATGGCAATACCTGGCATGAGGGACAGTGCCCAATCCCCCCACAACACATTAACTTCCAG ctgGTCTTTGAGGCAGTCCGTGCAGGCTTTGATGGGCAGGTGGCGATCGATGATGTGGTGGTTTTGGCCAGACCCTGTGGGGCCCAGTCTCTCTGCTCCTTTGAGGGTCAGACCTGTGGCTACACATCTAGCGGGGACTCTCGCTGGGTGCACCAGAACCAAGTCTCTGGAGGAGTGAAGCCCGCTCCGACGACTGACCACACACTGGAGACTGAGGCAG GGTACTACATGATAGCCGACACCAGCGTGGAGGTCCTTCCTCTGGGCAGCATGACCAACCTTACCTCCCCATCCCGCAGTGCTGCCCCCCAGACGGAATGTGTTCACTTCTGGTATCACATGGGAGGGGATAAGCCAG GCTCTCTGAGTGTGTACGTCAAGCCTCAGAAAGGGGAACGGATGAAGGTGTTCAGTGACAGCCTGAATCAGGGAGATGTCTGGCGCCATGGCAAAGGCAACATCAGCAGCACTGAAGACTGGCAG CTGGAGTTTGTGGTGGAAGGAGCAGGtggcacaaagacacacatcgCCATTGATGACATCATCTTATTATCTCACAGCTGTCATCGGCCAG acaCAGAGTGTGATCTGGAGCAGGGCCTGTGTGGCTGGTCTAACACTCAGGCTTCAGGCACCCTGGACTGGGAACTGAGCAGCGCAGAGAAGGAGACGCACtacccaaccccaccccacgACCACACCCTGGAGACCGAGAAAG GGCATTTCCTGTTCCTTCCCAATAGCCCCCGTGACACAGCAGGTGAAGAGGCGTGGCTTCTGAGCCCCCACCTGCCGCCCACGTTGGGCACCTGCCTTCGGTTCTGGGCTCACAAACCCACCTCCC ATGACGGGGGGTTTGCCGTGTTCAGGGTGTCTGGAAACACACAGGAGCAGCTCCTGAAGCTGGATCAGGTGAATGGGGTCTGGAAACGCTACGACATCAACGTCACCTCCAAGGAGGAATACCAG attGCATTTCAGGGAATTAAAGGGAAGATTGGAGTTTTGGCTCTGGATGATATTCAGTACACTCCAGGAGTCGACTGTGCTGGGAAGAACACAGACTCAAAGCCAG CCCCGCCTCCTTCTGATGACAAGGGGGGCATTGCGGCGTCTGTCATCGTGCTGCTACTGCTCCTGATCACGCTGGCTGCTGTGCTCGTGTTCTACCTCCGCACACGGCACAGGAGGGGCTCCCAGGATTCGATCAAAAGGGCAGGATCGGGCGGGATCACCAATGAGGCGTACGACCCAAGCGCAGCT GACCATGTGACTGTTCCCCAAATGAACAGGCAACAGGAAGACATCTTAGACAACATTACATGTCACACA GACTCTGAGGAACGAGAGATTCTTTAG
- the LOC118777891 gene encoding glutamine synthetase-like, producing MSAVSVSSRLNKGLRQHYLALPQGDLCQVTYVWIDGTGEGLRSKTQTLEREPQGIEDIPEWNFDGSSTGQARGSNSDMYLVPVRMFRDPFTLDPNKLVLCEVLKDNRLPAEHNLRSACSKAMEEVQDLHIWFGMEQEYTLLALDEHPYSWPQGGFPKPQGPYYCAVGADRAFGRDIVECHYKACLYAGVKISGANAEVMPSQWEFQVGPCEGIEIGDQLWMARYLLHRICEDFGVIATLDPKPMTGDWNGAGCHTNVSTEAMRAEGGLRHIEEAIEKLGRRHRYHIRRYDPHGGQDNKRRLTGLHETSSIHEFTVGLANRGASIRIPRQVGQDGRGYFEDRRPAANCDPYAVTEAIVRTCILGETGEEELSE from the exons ATGTCTGCTGTGTCAGTCAGCTCTCGTCTCAACAAAGGCCTTCGCCAGCATTACCTGGCCCTGCCTCAGGGTGACCTGTGTCAGGTGACCTACGTCTGGATCGATGGCACAGGGGAAGGACTGCGGAGCAAGACTCAGACCTTGGAGAGAGAGCCACAGGGCATTGAGG ATATTCCAGAGTGGAATTTCGACGGATCCAGCACAGGGCAGGCAAGGGGTTCCAACAGCGACATGTACCTGGTCCCTGTACGGATGTTCCGGGACCCCTTCACTCTGGACCCCAACAAGCTGGTCCTTTGTGAGGTGCTGAAGGACAACCGCCTGCCCGCAG AACACAACCTGCGATCAGCTTGCAGTAAGGCAATGGAAGAGGTGCAAGACTTGCACATTTGGTTTGGGATGGAGCAGGAGTACACCCTGCTTGCATTGGATGAACACCCCTACAGCTGGCCACAGGGGGGGTTCCCCAAACCCCAAG GCCCGTACTACTGCGCAGTGGGAGCGGACAGAGCATTTGGCAGGGACATCGTGGAATGTCACTATAAGGCCTGTCTGTATGCTGGAGTGAAAATCAGTGGCGCTAATGCAGAGGTTATGCCCTCTCAG TGGGAGTTCCAGGTGGGTCCGTGTGAGGGAATAGAAATAGGGGACCAGCTGTGGATGGCCCGCTACCTGCTGCACCGGATTTGTGAGGACTTTGGGGTGATTGCCACCTTGGACCCCAAGCCCATGACAGGGGACTGGAATGGAGCTGGCTGCCACACCAATGTCAGTACAGAAGCCATGAGGGCTGAGGGGGGACTAAG ACACATAGAGGAGGCCATTGAAAAGCTGGGGAGGCGTCACCGCTACCACATCCGCCGCTACGACCCCCACGGAGGCCAGGACAACAAGCGCAGGCTGACGGGCCTGCACGAGACTTCCAGCATCCACGAATTCACTGTGGGCCTGGCCAACCGTGGGGCCAGCATCCGCATCCCACGGCAGGTGGGGCAGGATGGGAGGGGCTACTTCGAGGACCGTCGCCCTGCCGCCAACTGCGACCCCTACGCTGTGACAGAAGCTATCGTCCGCACGTGCATCCTGGGAGAGACTGGAGAAGAGGAGCTCAGCGAATGA